Within Gemmatimonadota bacterium, the genomic segment CCAATACGGGCACTATTGCGATTATTGTCAGCCAGTTCGGCACGCGCTTTGCATCCATCTATGTCTCATCGGTGATCGCAGTTACTGTCGTGCTGGGCATTGCGGTTGATCTTCTGCTTCTCGCCCTCGGCGTGACGATTCCCGTGTACCTTGGTCCCTCGGAGTCAGAGACCATTCAACTCATCCAATGGGGCAGTGCTTTTGCCATGATTGCCCTGATTGTTTGGCGATTCCGCGCAGGTGCTTTTAAGAGTGGCTATGAGGATATGTTGTTCAATATCCGCCCTCTGTTCAAACTGTGATATCTATAATCAATCCAGATCATTTGAGTTTTTGGTTTAAATCACTGCGGATTCGAATTTGCTACCTCTTTTTATAGGATACTCTATCGCTATCATTGCCGCGTCTTTGCTCGGCGGATATTTGCCGGCAAAGGTTACCATGACGCATACGCGCATCCAGACGGTGATGAGTTTTGTTGCGGGTTTCATTCTGGGGATTGCCCTGTATCATCTCGTGCCACACGGTCTGGTATGGATTCCCGGGCCAGGTGCTGTCGAAAAAGCCATGGGATTGATGGTGTTTGGCATCGTACTGATGGTTCTGTTGCTGCGTATCTTTCACTTTCACCAGCACGATTTCAGCGATGAGGCAGGTGATTTTCTCCATGAGCATACCAGTCCCGAAAGCAGGGTGATCGGCATTGCTCTGGGGCTGGGGCTGCATACGGTGACCGAGGGCATCGCTTTGGGCACCAGCATCCGGGTTGGTGAACTGCATGAAGGCGAAGCTGGTTTAGCAGGACTCGGAGTGTTTCTTGCGATTCTTTTCCACAAGCCACTCGACGCGTTCTCTATTATCGGTTTGTTGCAGGCCGCGGGTCATAGCCTCCGTGCTCGTATAGCAGTTAATATCGGATTCGCCCTGCTCTGTCCGGTGGTGGCTTTACTGACTTTTTGGGGGATTGGTCTTTTGGGGCATTGGGAGGAACAGGTGATCGGGTATGTGCTGGTCTTTGCAGCCGGCGCGTTTCTGTGTATTTCCCTGAGCGATCTGCTACCGGAAATCCATTTTCACAGTCACGACCGAGTTAAGCTCACTGTGTGCTTTCTCGTAGGGATCGCTCTCGCGTATGGGCTGTATTTTATCGAGTCCGGAGCTATGCACGGGTCGGAGACGCACGAAATGCATTGACGCTGAGGAATGTTAAAAAAAGAAAAGGCGGTCCATTACGCGGTGGATCGCCTTTTTGCTAATCCATAAAGGAGACGTTATGGGATCAATAAAGGCAGCAGTAGTGGGGCTTGGGTTGGGCCAGCATTTTGTTCGTGGGCTGGTTGGGCATTCGGATGTAGATAGGGTTGTCCTGGTAGATCTGGACGCCGATCAAGCCGAAATGGTTCGCAGGGAGCACGACAAGGTGGATGCCGTCTATGAGATGATTGAGGTTATGCTCGAAAAGGAGCGTCCCGACGCGGTGTGTGTCGTGACGCCTGACCATCTTCATCGGCCACATTCAACGGCCTGCTTTGAGGCTGGATCCCATGTGTTGCAGACAAAACCGCTTGCGACGAATCTCGAGGATGCGCGGGCAATTTTGGCTGCGGCGAAGGCGACGGGAAAGAAAGTGATGGTAGCGCACGAGCGCAGGTTCCGGCCACGTTTCAAGCGAATCAAAGCGATTCTCGATGCTGGCGAAGTGGGCGATTTGATTCACCTCCGTATCGATGCGGTCCAGGACAAGCGTGGGCAATTTGCGCGTTCGCCGTGGTATGCGTCGGTAGAGGCGGGTCGGAGCGCGTTGAACGGTTCGGGCATTCACGAAGTGGATCTTGCGCGACATTTCGCAGGACGACCTGTGGAGTCTGTCTGTGCTTTCGCCAATCGGCTCGGCAATCTGGAGTTCCCGAGAGATAAGACAACATCCGCCCTGTTTCAGTTCGCAGGTGGCGTCGTGGGGCAGGTTACGGTGACCTACGAGGCGCGCTGGCCGCGTTCGAATTTTCTCGATGATATGTTCCGAGTGGTTGCTTCTGAAGGCATGATTGTGGGAACGCATGTCTATCGCGAAGGAGCAGAGGAGTGGGAAGATTTAAGCGGTTTGGACAACAGTACAGCGTCGGGGATCACGGGGGCCGTTTGCGCGTTTGTCGATTCGGTTGTGAATGATGCACCGATCGCGGTGACCGGTGAAGATGCCTTCGACTCACTCGCGGCGGCATGTGCGGCCGATACATCGGCCGCACGGGGCGAGATGGTGCGTCCAGAAACGCTGGATTGACGTCATGCCCGCCACAATCTGGGGACCCTGACGGGTGTTTCCGTTACCGGCCAGTATTCGGGTGGCGCATCTTCCCAATGGGGTACGGTGCGCGCGTCTCGATCAAAAATGATTTGTCCATTGCGAATTGTGAGCCGACAGATCAGGCGTTGGTCGGTGTCTATTCGCGTATAGCCGCAGTCCTGAAATGAGTAGTTTCCAGTTTCGAGGGCCAATACTGCGATGTCCGCTTCTGCTCCCACTGATAGTGTGCCCAATTCCGGATGTCCGATGGCTCGCGCTGGCGTCGCGGTTGATCTATAAATGACGTCTTCGAGGGTCATGCCCATTGCCAGACATTTTGACATGGTGTCTTGCATGCTGAATACGGTACCAGAGATATTACCCATGTGCAGGTCTGTGCTGATGGAGTCGGGGGCAAATCCATTGGCAATGGCTCGCGCGCCGTTTCGATACCAGAAGCTCGCAGCGCCATGCCCCAGGTCAAACCAGATTCCGCGTTGTCTGGCTTCAAACATATACGGTTCGACGTTTCCGTTGTTATCTACTACGGGGAATTGCCGCGCATAAACATGGGTGTGAATATCACCTGGGCGGAGTTTTTCGAGAATCAGCGTGGGGTAGGGGCGCTCGGGCCGCGGCCAAAAATCGACCATGACGGGCATGCTGCATCCATCGCCCGCTTCGACTGCTTTTTCCACCGATTCCCAGGGTGGGTGCATGTCGTCAAAGGGCGCGCTTGTCCAGTAATGCGCTGTTTTGATGCCGACGACTACTTCGCTGTGTTCGAGGGCGGCTCGTGCGGCACCATCTACGTCAAAAGTTTGGATGTCCTGCTCGGGTGCGCCCATACCGGGTGCAGAAATATTTATATAGGCCAGGACCCGCGTTTTTGCATGTTCCATGACGGTTTGGCGAAAGTGCGCGATTTCCTCGCATCCCGCGGTTCCCGTATCTACGCATGTTGTTACGCCAGAATGTGGGAAATGTGCGTCTGGATTCAGGCTTGAACTGAAGAGACCCTCTCCTAATGCACGGGTGAAGTAGGCGTGGATATGTATATCGATCAATCCGGGCGTTACTATCAGATCTGATACATCTACCACCTGGTCCGCTTCTTCTGCGGCGATATCTGCTTCTACCTTTGTAATTTTCCCATTTGCAATTCCCACATCGCATAATCCATTTACCTTATTGGCAGGATCAATCACTTGTCCGCCTTTTAACAGCAGGTCGAATTTACCTTCGGCCATGACTTACCTCCAATTGCGTTTTTCGGATATTCATCTACTTGAGTATTATGCATCATAATCGTATATTCAACAAGAGTCGTGTCAACTGACCAATATATGAAAATTTTTGGGAATTAAACCATTGATTGCCAATACCAAAAGATGTGTTCGTGGTTTCTCTATTTGTTGGTGTATTTTCTTTTTTACGACGTGCAACCAGACGCCGCCTCTTCCAGGTGCGGATTCACCCGCTTCTGAATCTGCGCTTCCGTCCAGCTATACCTATACTGTTGTCAATACCTATTTACACGATCCCAATGCTTTTACGCAAGGTTTGGTTTTTGAAGATGGTTTTTTTTATGAAGGTACCGGACAATACGGCGCTTCAATGATTCGCAGGGTTATGCCTGCCACAGGCGCAGTTTTGGCGCAGAAAAGCATTGCTCCCAATTTTTTTGGCGAGGGTGTCGCGATTTTTGGTGATCGCCTGTATCAACTTACGTGGAAGTCGGGTATATGTTTTGTGTACGATAAGAACACATTTGAGTTACAGGCCCAATTTGCATATTCTACGGAGGGTTGGGGGCTTACTCACGATGGCGAAAAGCTGATTATGAGTGATGGTACGAATATTATTTATTTTCGGGATCCGAATACATTTAGAGAAGTTGGGCGTATTGAAGTGACCGATAGTACGGGTCCTGTTCATTATCTCAACGAGCTTGAATATATTAAGGGACAGATTTTTGCCAATGTCTGGCAAACCGATCGCATTGCCCGCATCGATCCCAAAAGTGGTAGGATTACGGGATGGATCAATCTCGCGGGTATTCTCTCTCAAGCCGATCGCTTGCACCACCGCGTTGGTGTGCTCAATGGCATTGCTTATGACGCTGCGACTGACCGCATTTTCGTTACGGGCAAGTGGTGGCCCAAGTTGTTTGAAATTAAACTCGTGCAGTAATAGTAAAGGCTGGGGGAGAGAGGAGGAGGGTATGATGTAATCTGTTTGAAGTGTGTGATTGGGACATAGTTTAAAATAACTTCTAAAATCCAATGAAAGGAAAAACTAATGCGGAAACTGCGGTTCTACACCTGTTTGGCGCAGGTTTTGATCTTTGCAAGCCTATCCATTTTGTTTCTAATTCAACCCCTTCAGAGCGCGTTACAATCGGGCTTCAATCCGGATTTTGATGGAAGCGGTGTTGTCGATTTTCCCGACTTTTTGCAATTTGTAGATAAGTTTGGATTCAGTCGTGGTGATTCGGGATACGAATCCAGGTACGATCTGAATGGCGATGGCGAGATTGCTTTTGACGATTTTCTGTTATTTGTCGAGCATTTTGGTAAAGCGGTGTTTAGAGACACAGAAGATATTTTGCGTCCAATAGGGGAATTAAAACCCTATTCTCTCTCCCCCATTGTTTCGATTGATGAGGTTCGTAATATGCCTGTGGGCACGCCCGTATTCATGCGGACCGAATTTGCCAATGGACAGCTTGCAGATCTCGAAATGACGTTCATTCAGGTGGTTGACGATTTTTTGCCACCAATGCCTGTTTATATGGTTGAAGCTTCCGATCCTGTTTTGATACAACTCGGAGGTATTGCCCAGGGTATGAGTGGTTCTCCCATTTTCACT encodes:
- a CDS encoding ZIP family metal transporter, encoding MLPLFIGYSIAIIAASLLGGYLPAKVTMTHTRIQTVMSFVAGFILGIALYHLVPHGLVWIPGPGAVEKAMGLMVFGIVLMVLLLRIFHFHQHDFSDEAGDFLHEHTSPESRVIGIALGLGLHTVTEGIALGTSIRVGELHEGEAGLAGLGVFLAILFHKPLDAFSIIGLLQAAGHSLRARIAVNIGFALLCPVVALLTFWGIGLLGHWEEQVIGYVLVFAAGAFLCISLSDLLPEIHFHSHDRVKLTVCFLVGIALAYGLYFIESGAMHGSETHEMH
- a CDS encoding Gfo/Idh/MocA family oxidoreductase; this translates as MGSIKAAVVGLGLGQHFVRGLVGHSDVDRVVLVDLDADQAEMVRREHDKVDAVYEMIEVMLEKERPDAVCVVTPDHLHRPHSTACFEAGSHVLQTKPLATNLEDARAILAAAKATGKKVMVAHERRFRPRFKRIKAILDAGEVGDLIHLRIDAVQDKRGQFARSPWYASVEAGRSALNGSGIHEVDLARHFAGRPVESVCAFANRLGNLEFPRDKTTSALFQFAGGVVGQVTVTYEARWPRSNFLDDMFRVVASEGMIVGTHVYREGAEEWEDLSGLDNSTASGITGAVCAFVDSVVNDAPIAVTGEDAFDSLAAACAADTSAARGEMVRPETLD
- a CDS encoding amidohydrolase/deacetylase family metallohydrolase, with product MAEGKFDLLLKGGQVIDPANKVNGLCDVGIANGKITKVEADIAAEEADQVVDVSDLIVTPGLIDIHIHAYFTRALGEGLFSSSLNPDAHFPHSGVTTCVDTGTAGCEEIAHFRQTVMEHAKTRVLAYINISAPGMGAPEQDIQTFDVDGAARAALEHSEVVVGIKTAHYWTSAPFDDMHPPWESVEKAVEAGDGCSMPVMVDFWPRPERPYPTLILEKLRPGDIHTHVYARQFPVVDNNGNVEPYMFEARQRGIWFDLGHGAASFWYRNGARAIANGFAPDSISTDLHMGNISGTVFSMQDTMSKCLAMGMTLEDVIYRSTATPARAIGHPELGTLSVGAEADIAVLALETGNYSFQDCGYTRIDTDQRLICRLTIRNGQIIFDRDARTVPHWEDAPPEYWPVTETPVRVPRLWRA
- a CDS encoding glutaminyl-peptide cyclotransferase codes for the protein MGIKPLIANTKRCVRGFSICWCIFFFTTCNQTPPLPGADSPASESALPSSYTYTVVNTYLHDPNAFTQGLVFEDGFFYEGTGQYGASMIRRVMPATGAVLAQKSIAPNFFGEGVAIFGDRLYQLTWKSGICFVYDKNTFELQAQFAYSTEGWGLTHDGEKLIMSDGTNIIYFRDPNTFREVGRIEVTDSTGPVHYLNELEYIKGQIFANVWQTDRIARIDPKSGRITGWINLAGILSQADRLHHRVGVLNGIAYDAATDRIFVTGKWWPKLFEIKLVQ